The Pantoea eucalypti sequence ACAGCTCGACCTGCGCGGCTGGCATCATTTTCGTCTGCTGGAGTGGCCATGGCTGCGGCGTCAGCTGTTGCCGACCGGTGCGCTGATCTTCATGCTCTGTTTCGCCAGCTTTGCCACCGTACTGTCACTCGGCGGCGGTCCGCAGGCCACTACCATTGAGCTGGCGATCTTCCAGGCGCTGAGTTATGACTACGATCCCGGACGCGCAGCGCTACTGGCGCTCATCCAGCTCGGCTGCTGTCTGACGCTGGTGCTGCTCAGCCAGCGTTTCAGCAAGGCGATTCCTGCCGGAACCAGCCAGCTGCATGGCTGGCGTGATCCGCAGGATTCGCGCGCAGCACAGCTGATCGATGCACTGCTGATCCTGCTGGCACTCCTCCTGCTGTTGCCGCCGCTGGCGGCGGTCATCGTCGATGGTCTGCACGGCGGACTGCGCGGCGCGCTGGCGCAGCCTGCACTGTGGCAGGCCACCTTGACGTCATTGCGTATCGCCATCGGTGCCGGTCTGATCTGTGTGGTGCTGACCATGATGCTGCTGTGGAGCAGTCGGGAACTGCGTCTGCGCCAGCGTCCGGCGGCGGCACAGTTGATCGACACCAGCGGCATGCTGATTCTGGCGATGCCAGGCATTGTGCTCGCCACCGGCTTTTTCCTGCTATTCAATGCCACTATTGGCCTGCCTGATTCGGCAGAAGGGCTGGTGATCTTTACCAATGCGCTGATCGCCATTCCCTATGCGCTGAAAGTACTGGAAAACCCGATGCGGGATGTCGCAGAGCGTTACGGCAGGCTCTGCGATTCGCTGGATATCCACGGCTGGAACCGGCTGCGGCTGATCGAGCTGCGGGCGCTGAAACGTCCGCTTGCCCAGGCGCTGGCCTTTGCC is a genomic window containing:
- the thiP gene encoding thiamine/thiamine pyrophosphate ABC transporter permease ThiP gives rise to the protein MATRRQSLMPRWLIPGSLATILLTIVAFMAFGALWSAAPDTDLRGVLQDDYLHHVIAFSFGQALLSALLSLLPAVPLARALYRRRFPGRLLLLRLCAMTLVLPVLVAVFGLLTVYGRNGWLAQLCQLAGMGYHFSPYGLPGILLAHVFFNLPLATRLMLQALESIPAEQRQLAAQLDLRGWHHFRLLEWPWLRRQLLPTGALIFMLCFASFATVLSLGGGPQATTIELAIFQALSYDYDPGRAALLALIQLGCCLTLVLLSQRFSKAIPAGTSQLHGWRDPQDSRAAQLIDALLILLALLLLLPPLAAVIVDGLHGGLRGALAQPALWQATLTSLRIAIGAGLICVVLTMMLLWSSRELRLRQRPAAAQLIDTSGMLILAMPGIVLATGFFLLFNATIGLPDSAEGLVIFTNALIAIPYALKVLENPMRDVAERYGRLCDSLDIHGWNRLRLIELRALKRPLAQALAFACVLSIGDFGVVALFGNADFRTLPFYLYQQIGAYRGADGAVTALLLLLLCLLLFTLMEKLPGRHADS